A single genomic interval of Rhizobium leguminosarum bv. trifolii WSM1325 harbors:
- a CDS encoding oligopeptide/dipeptide ABC transporter, ATPase subunit (KEGG: ABC transporter nucleotide binding/ATPase protein (oligopeptide); K02031 peptide/nickel transport system ATP-binding protein~TIGRFAM: oligopeptide/dipeptide ABC transporter, ATPase subunit~PFAM: ABC transporter related; Oligopeptide/dipeptide ABC transporter domain protein~SMART: AAA ATPase): MNEAANTTPVLDCHELSCHFRSPFGPIRVLHDISFSIPPRTTLGIVGESGAGKSMLVKTIMGIAPEGMKTSGRILVDGTDLSTLNETKRRAFLGRKFGMVFQNPMTSLNPFVRVGRQIEEASRFHLRLGKAKAKALAIELLASVGIPDAAECYGHYPHQFSGGMKQRIMIATALACQPDLLIADEATTALDVTVQKEILDLLQLIQQQRQMSMILVTHNLGIVAGRTDDILVLYGGHVVEYGPTDTVFSHPRHRYTEALLSAMPRMDQPAHTKLRTIPGRPPDLANPAPGCPFAPRCPAAEARCHVSMPPMTTSADGKHRFACYVPVQTGDAADTAVERRALS; the protein is encoded by the coding sequence ATGAACGAGGCAGCGAACACCACCCCGGTCCTCGATTGTCACGAGCTCTCCTGTCATTTCAGGTCGCCGTTCGGGCCGATCCGCGTGCTGCATGACATCAGCTTCAGCATCCCGCCGCGCACGACGCTCGGCATCGTCGGAGAATCCGGCGCGGGCAAATCCATGCTGGTCAAGACGATCATGGGCATTGCGCCGGAGGGGATGAAAACAAGCGGCCGCATCCTTGTCGACGGGACCGATCTGTCGACGCTTAACGAGACGAAACGCCGCGCTTTTCTAGGCCGCAAGTTCGGGATGGTTTTCCAGAACCCGATGACATCCCTCAATCCGTTCGTGCGGGTGGGACGGCAGATCGAAGAGGCAAGCCGCTTCCATCTGCGGCTCGGAAAGGCGAAGGCGAAGGCACTCGCGATCGAGCTGCTGGCAAGCGTCGGCATTCCCGATGCCGCGGAATGTTACGGGCATTATCCGCATCAGTTTTCGGGCGGCATGAAGCAGAGGATCATGATCGCCACGGCACTTGCCTGCCAGCCGGATCTCTTGATCGCCGACGAGGCGACGACCGCGCTCGACGTGACGGTTCAGAAGGAAATTCTCGATCTGCTGCAGCTTATCCAGCAGCAGCGGCAGATGTCGATGATCCTGGTCACTCACAATCTGGGCATCGTCGCCGGACGCACCGACGACATCCTCGTGCTCTATGGCGGGCATGTCGTGGAATACGGCCCGACGGACACCGTCTTTTCCCATCCGCGCCATCGCTATACCGAGGCTCTGCTTTCGGCGATGCCGCGCATGGACCAGCCGGCTCACACGAAACTGCGCACGATCCCGGGCCGTCCGCCCGATCTCGCCAACCCCGCGCCGGGATGCCCGTTCGCACCGCGCTGTCCCGCCGCCGAGGCCCGCTGCCATGTCTCGATGCCGCCGATGACGACCAGTGCGGACGGCAAGCACCGCTTCGCCTGCTATGTGCCTGTTCAAACCGGCGATGCAGCCGACACCGCGGTCGAAAGGAGGGCATTGTCATGA